The Prinia subflava isolate CZ2003 ecotype Zambia chromosome 6, Cam_Psub_1.2, whole genome shotgun sequence genome contains the following window.
CTTTTTATCACACCAGTGATTACAAATTTACGAGATAGCAAATAAAACAAGGGTACAAAGTTGGGCTGTGGCACAGATTGCTTAAAAGTGCGGAGCAGACATCGGTAATCCGGTGCTGCTGTGGGTTTCCTTCCTTGGAGAGACTCACCTGATCCTGCAGGAATGGCCCTGGGGCTCAGTGCTTCTCCACCAGTTGTGgttctgctcctgtccctgctgggtctggctgctgctgggaagctCCTGGTGGTGCCGGTGGACGGGAGCCACTGGCTCAGCATGCGGGAAGTGCTGGATATCCTTGCGCAGAAGGGACACGAGGTGGTCGTGGTGGCACCTAAAGTCACTCTGTATATCAAACCATCGAAGAACTTTGTGATAAAAAGGCACTCAGGCCCACTCAGCAGCCAGGAAGAGTTGAAGAGAGATTTCGAAGCGTTTTTGAACTCTTTATTTGAAGAGGTATCTTTTCTGGAAAGATTTCCTAAAGTGTACAAACGTATGAAAAGACTCGGTGATTTGGCAGTCAGTTCCTGTGAACATCTCCTGCAAAACAAAGAGCTCATCAGGTACCTGGAGGAGAGCAAGTTTGATGCCCTTCTTACAGACCCTGTATTACCTTGTGGGGTAATCCTGGCTGAGCATCTTTCACTGCCATCTGTGTATTTCTTACGAGGAATCCCATGTGGGTTAGATTTTGAAGCCACTCAGTGTCCCAATCCTCCTTCCTATGTGCCCAGGGCATTTTCACAACTTACAGACCGCATGACCTTTCTCCAGCGGGTGAAGAACCTACTCTTTGACACCCAAAACCTTTTCCTCTGTAATTTTGCCTTTGACTCATTCTCAAAACTGGCTTCAGAGTTCCTGCAGCGGGAGGTGACTGTGCAGGATCTCTTACGCAAGGGCTCTGTTTGGCTCTTGAGGGAGGAATTTGTGCTTGACTATCCAAGACCCTTGATGCCCAACATCATTCCAATTGGAGGAGTACACTGTGCTCACAAGGGGCTGCCTCAGGTGAGTTGcactctgtttttattttgtgctggGATGGATTTCTGTCTTCAGGAGGCTTGAGTTTCATGTTGCAGACAGGAATTGAGTTCCAATTTTTGGTGGGTAGAAGAATGCTCATGGATTTTttgctccctttccctttgtAAGCAGCAGTGCTGTACCTTCTCACCTATGAACTGTGCTGTGcatttgctgttttcatttcacatATATAGAGGCATTTTGTGTAACTATGTTTAACTTTGTACTCTCTTAGTCTGTGATGAACAAGTCTGTGAGGCTGGCAAAGCCTTGCAGTCAGGTGTAATCCCTAATTAGCAAATTGTTGTAGTTGGGTCTGGTCTTACCAGAGAAATGCAACTCAGGCTTCTGTCCTTGCTGCCTCACTCCATCTTTCTTTGCCAGtgaatttttctgcttcttcacGTGGGTATTTCCAAAGCTGGAATCTTGAGGAACGTGGCAGGCTGTGGTCTCTCAGGTTGAGAAGCAGCCTCTCTGTGTTGTAGGCAGATGTCAGAAAATTTTGGCATGGTGATGGCTGTGTGAGG
Protein-coding sequences here:
- the LOC134551866 gene encoding UDP-glucuronosyltransferase 1A1-like; the encoded protein is MALGLSASPPVVVLLLSLLGLAAAGKLLVVPVDGSHWLSMREVLDILAQKGHEVVVVAPKVTLYIKPSKNFVIKRHSGPLSSQEELKRDFEAFLNSLFEEVSFLERFPKVYKRMKRLGDLAVSSCEHLLQNKELIRYLEESKFDALLTDPVLPCGVILAEHLSLPSVYFLRGIPCGLDFEATQCPNPPSYVPRAFSQLTDRMTFLQRVKNLLFDTQNLFLCNFAFDSFSKLASEFLQREVTVQDLLRKGSVWLLREEFVLDYPRPLMPNIIPIGGVHCAHKGLPQSVMNKSVRLAKPCSQV